AAATATTGTGCCGGATGAGTATTTAAACAAAATGACATATGAAAGCAGAGAACAGAAATGGAAAGACATCATTTCTGACCAAACAGTATATATAGCTGAAACTGATAATGGTGAAATAATTGGCTTCTCTAATGGCGGAAAAGAAAGAACAGGTAAATACCCTAATTACAACAGTGAATTATATGCAATTTATATATTAGAGGCTCACCAAAGAAAAGGATTAGGAAAATTTCTGCTGGAACCGATCATTGAAGATTTAAAAGAAAACGATATATATTCTATGATTGTTTTAGTATTAGAAGAAAACAATTCTCGTTTATTTTACGAGTCTTTGGGTGCTGAAAAGATTGATATTGTAGAGATAGAAGTTTTAGGAAAAAAGCTAAATGAACTTGTTTATGGTTGGCAAGATATAAGAGCAATAATTTAATGTGCTTCTTCAACTATTGGGTGCAAGAGTTGAAGAAGTAATTGTCGTTTCAGCAGTTCCTATTGTGTGTAAAGAAACAGATTGAATAAGGGAGGGATTATATGGTTTTTGAAACATTAACTGGGCAACTATCAGTTGTGCTTACACTTGCTTTCGGAGTGTTGCTAATTGTCCTTTTTCCCATTATAAATAAAGAAAATAAATACTTTGCTTGGTTTAGTTTTGTAATGGGTGTAATAGTTTTATTGCTTTTATTATGGTTCACATTTGGCAACGAGGTAATTAGACATCAGATATTAAAGTATGGACTTCATTAGAAAATCTTATTAAATTAACGGATGCATTAATGAAAGAAGAAGTTGTCATTTTAGCAATTTATATCGCTTATAGTGCTAAATGGTAGGATTATTAAACAGGATAAGTGAATAAATGAGGAAGGATATTGTTTTGCATAAGAGAAAAGCAGGAGATATTTTAGGCTTTACATCTATATTAACAGTGATAACAAGTATCATATTTTTCTATATCCAAAGAGGCCCAAATGCTGATATTTACTTTGGTATTACCATTTTTAGCATTTTATCGATTGTTGGTATTTTATCTGCTATATTCTCTTGGTTAATGTCTAAACGCCTTATTCTTTTAATGATCGCCTTATTAGGTAATGGATTTGTTTTGATTTTTACGTTCTTTTTATTACTAGCAATGGGAATTAGTGAACCATAAAAAATTTATCTTAAACTATCAGGTGCGAATGTTCAATAAGACCAGTCCCTTCTTGTACAAACGGGCAGTTATGTTCAATAAGGCTTAACATTTTTATGGTAAAATGTAACAATAAATTATGTGGTGTATTGGTGGTGATTATTATTATAAATATAATTATTATAATTGCTATGATTTTAGCAATTATTGGTTCTATTAAAGCTTGGATTAACACAAATACAATTCTCGAAGACTTATCGGAGATAAAAAAAGAATTAGGAATTAAGGAAAATAAAATAAAGCATTTCATACATGAAGATGATAAAAATGAAGGGAAATAAGTTCATATTCAA
The nucleotide sequence above comes from Paraliobacillus zengyii. Encoded proteins:
- a CDS encoding GNAT family N-acetyltransferase; its protein translation is MNIRRAVPEDSRGVAKVQVDSWKTTYKNIVPDEYLNKMTYESREQKWKDIISDQTVYIAETDNGEIIGFSNGGKERTGKYPNYNSELYAIYILEAHQRKGLGKFLLEPIIEDLKENDIYSMIVLVLEENNSRLFYESLGAEKIDIVEIEVLGKKLNELVYGWQDIRAII